In the genome of Paramormyrops kingsleyae isolate MSU_618 chromosome 5, PKINGS_0.4, whole genome shotgun sequence, the window GAGGGGAGAGAAGCCTTCAAGCATGGGCACTTTGATCAAACGCTTTATTTCTCTACCTATGCACTAATGATCCCCCAGTGTTTTTCACATTACCCTAGATTGcagtttcccaatccggtcctcagggccACACAGACAGTcctaccgggagctggggggcagcaaaaatatggattgactggcagggagcaaaaacatggaccagctGTGGGTTCCTGAGAACCAGGTTGGGAAATACTGCCCTAGATCTCCATTCTTTTTTCATACTCCACAACCAGTACAGGATCCCAGGAATCCCAGCACATGACGCAGGGGCCAGTGTGACTGGAATTTGGAGTTAGTCACAGGTTACACACTCAATCACACACTAACGGGATCTTGGAGACACCAGTTCTCCCAATAGCATGCGTTTGGACTACAAAAACCTACATGGACATGTGGGTAATGTGCTAATTACAGAGGACTGGAACCTAtaaccctgcaggtgtgaggctACACCGCAATCCACTGAGCCATGGTTAAAAAAGAAATGCTGTCAGCGTAAATTGCTGGTGACCTGTTTGTCGATGAGATCCCTCTAAAACACCACAGAAAAGACAGAGGGCCACGATTAGCAGAAGTGTCCACGTGTCATTATAATAGACTCCATATTTTATAGGGGGCTGAAAACACTTCAGTTTGCATAAGGTGAAATTTatattaaacataaaatgaaatgcagaaaaaaagaatGTTTAAATATCCTACATTTTAATGGAGAGGTGACTTTCTGACCAGGGTACAAGAAAACATCTAAGAAGGACAGACAGCTGCAGCTGGCTGTTAATCCTTAACATGTTAATGCGTCCATTTAATTGTCACTGTCACAATTTAACGTCagcgtaccccccccccagtttggggGTGACATGGGGGAAGATGCTATGGGTgaaagcaaatatatatatggGCTTTATATTATGTCAATCAGTGCACAAAATGtttgaagacaaaaaaaaaaaaaaaaactatcataAGCAGTTTCCACTGGCACCAAAAGGCTACTGAACTCAGGTCTTTTTTTGTGGGGAATTTCTGTGTTTTGGCCTTTCTTGGTTTTACCGTGTTTGtgattcagattttttttttttttttaaaaaagaatcaTAGAATGTAAAGTTCGTAGATCTTCTTGACACAGTAGGCCAACGCGGCCAGTGCTATCGTGTTATGGAGTCTCTTTCTGTGCACGTCGTCCCTCCTCACCAGCACCACCGGTGAGGATGAGGTGAGCGTGTGCAGCGGCAGGCGCGAGAGTTTTTGGCTGTCGTACTCCACTTGGTACTTGCAGCAGGGGTCGAACTGCCAGGAGATGCCGTAGAGGGCGGCGCAGGCCACAGTGAGCGCGCCGGCGGGCAGGGCCACGTAGCGCGAATACTGCACGGGCAGGGAGAGGGGCGCCAGCAGGCACGCCAGGCCCGACAGCACTGCCGTCTTGTGCAGGCAGTTCCCCACGGTGACCCAGCGTGCCGTCTCGTCGCCGATGCGCGTGGGCTCGATCACTATGTACTTGTATTGGGCTTCCAGGGCCTGCTCCAGCTCGTACTCAAACTGGTCCTGCGCGTTCTCTCCGTTGTAGATCTCGTGCACAATGTAGCAGTCCGTGGAGGCCATCGTTCCCCTGCATGACAGGGGGGGAAGGATAGGGGAGGGATTCCAGTGTTAGGCCAGTGAGGGGAGGACAGGAGAGGATGTGAAATAGTGAAATAAACTGACCAGGTGTCGGACGGACGGCTGCAAATGCAAGTAGGCTTTCGTATAAACATGGACTTCATCAGAACAGCAGTATTTTACtttcaaattatttaaaatgaagctcTGCAAAACCTGCACAAACTTTACAAAATATTTGTGACATCTGAGGATGTACTAGAATAGAACATATCAAAATAGAATAGTGATGCTTTATGCATCACACCATTATGAGGCTGCAATGATAAACTCTCAACATAGTGAAAGTGCTTAACACTGAAGCTGCCCTTTTCTTATtctcctcctcatcatcatcagacCCCCCAGAAAATCATTCATCCAAAACACTGCTGACTTCATCCTGCATATTCTTACAACACCCCCTTAGAGCCACGCTAATTTGGGCTGGTCTACCTCTGTCTGCACCCAAGGAAAACATGCTTAGTGCTGATATGTCGCAACCGCTCCGGAGCTTAAGGGAACCTGACATTCCCTGATAAAGACAGACTCCCCACCTCATGGTATGACTCTAACAGTGGTCTTACTGATAGAACTTATTTTATCCAAATTAAACTAAAGCAGaaatagttttattttcttatgtATCCATTTCTCTGTagtactactactaataattactgtaaacaagttttttttctctgaatcCTAAATTCCAAATCACATGCTAACagttatttaaaaacttttgtgTTGCCTGATTACTACCATTAAGGGCATTCTGGCAACTTCTGAGCAGTCAAATTACAAATAACACCGATGCATTTGGGGTTAATAATTTAAACAACTTTTCCAAATTCAACGTTAATCTCACTCGTGATACGAACACCGTTTACACAGAAAAGCAAACAGCATGACAGAAATCAATAGATAACTGTTGCAACACAGTGCATTCTTTTCGGGCTGGACACGCGTGGAAATATAGGTGAAAGCTTTCTCTTTGGTGGGATTAAATAGGCGAGCTATTTTTATGGAGCTGCGGGACCATCCAGTGTGGACCCAGGCGTTATTGTATCAGCACGAGTTAATCCACTGCCGACGTATCTCTGAGGACCAGGAACGAGTTCGCTGGCAACTGGTCTAACTGATACAAATCAGACGCGACCTCATACAACCAACAGGATAGCTAGCAGAAGATATGTAAAAAGTACTTCAGTATTAATTTCCAATGGCTTATTTGACATAAAAATAGCTAACTACCCACCCTTTCACCTTCGCAAACTGCTGATCACAGACATTCACGCGGCTAGCACTCTAGCTGACTGGCTAACTGTAATGACACTCAGCTGCCATTTTCATCGGGGTGAAATTCACACGAGGACACACGTTTCACTATGAAATTACAAACTCTACTAAGTACCACACCTGTAATTATGTATATTAATTACGGTCAATGTCACAGGAGCACTGCTTGTCATTCGGTCATGCTAGCTATCGGGCATACTCCATTTTCCCGTCCGCCAAAGACCAAAAAAATTCTATGCCAATATATTTTATAAGCGTATAAACCGTTCGTCATTTTGccaatgaataaaaatgaagaaataCATTCCATTAAGATCTGCACGTAAGTATTTGGCAAACGAACGTTTGAGTTTAACCAGCATTACGATACTTGCCACTAATAGTAAAACACCACAACGTACAAAATGAAATTCCAGGTTACAGACGACTGACAACCAGACAATACAATTGATGCGTCGTGCATGGCCTTTCTAAAAAAACAGGTGTTACCTGCACAGTATTACAGTACAAAAAGTTCACTTCATTAGAAAAATAAAGTATCACTGACCTCTCCCTGTTGGCTGGGACACCGCGCCTCCTTCCGAACGCCGCCATCTTGGACACTCAACGCATCATTGTGGCCGCAAAAAGTGACGCCGCATTACCGGAAATGTAGTTTTTAACGGGCGACTCGATTAAGGTTGTCAGGCGGATGCGGGAAAATTAAAACTACAAATACTGGCATTCCGTGTGATGCAGGAGTTTCATGCATAGCCTGGTGGGAAATAACAGTTGCACCTTGGAAAAAATAAACGCGGTTTACTTATTGATTGGATGCAAGTATGCAATGTTTTGTTTAGCTTATGCAGTTATATCCATAGTGCACGCGATTACATCGCCCGTTCTTTTCAGTCCGCTTTCTTTTGCATACAGAATGTTTAGGGTCATATGTATATACCCACCTGTTCAGGTAAACACCGTGCACCGTGAAAGGCATGTACGATGTCGTTCATTGAATTAACGACTACGCAACACACTCAATAAGTAAATCACGAAAAACACCACTGCACGCTATTAACGCCAGATCTCGTGTTTAATGGAGCTTTAAAATAAGTTGCACAATATTGTGGTAATTATTGGGGATACTAGTCAGCACCGATTCCATCTGAATATCGCCAAAGCGCCTTTATTTGAAGACCATTGATATTCAAGAGCAGTATTACAAACTCTGCGATTGTTCTATTAGGTCTACCTAGAATGTAACTTGCAAAATGCAATACACTTATCCCCCACCACTCCAACGGTGTGAGCAGCAAGCAACCTCATTGAgctacatgtcacactcccttACGGTGGTCCGGCCAACATATTTACACAACATTACCTCACcactataatttaaaaaataacacattaataactggAACAAACCTGAACATGTAAAACTAAACCAAATAGCCCCTCAAATAGGCTCATGGGAGCTCAAACATGAACTAGTCCTACCCAATCATTCCAGAGCAGGAAGTGTTGCCCATGCATGCTAGCCTGTAGTAACCACTACCATATTAAATGGTGAATGGGACAGTTCAtctacactcactggccactttattagggtaCACCTTGCTAGTACTGGGTTGGACCCCCTTTTGTCTAAAGAACTGTCTTAATTCTTCATGCCATAAATTCAACAAGGTACTTAAAACATTCCACAGAGATTTTGGTCCATGCTGGCATCAAACATTTTCTGCAGATTTGtcagctgcaccttcatgatgcaaATCTTCTGTTATACCACATCCCATAGACACTCTATTGGATTGAGATTTGGTggctgtggaggccatttgagtacaatGACCTCATTGTCATGCTCAAGAAACCAGTCCAAGATGATATCAGGTTTGTGACATGGCGTGTTATTCTGCTGGAAGTAGCTATTAGAAGCttggtacactgtggtcataaagggagggacacggtcagcaacaatactcaggtaggctgtgacATTTAAACAATGCTGGGTTAGTACAAAGTGGCCCGAAttgtgccaagaaaatatccccctcaccattacaccaccaccaccttccTGACTTTCTGATACAAGGCCGGATGGATTGATGTTTTCATGATGTTTTTGCCAGACTCTGATGCTGCAACATAAATCAAGACTCATCTGATCAGGCAACATGTTTCCAATCTTCCATTGCCCAGTGTTGGTGAGCCCATGCCCACTGTTGCCTTAGTCTCCTGTTCTTAGCTAACAGTAGTCAAACCTagtgtggtcttctgctgctgtagcccatctgcttcaaggtttgacatgtgcattcacagatgttGTTCTGCATACCATGATTGAGATTATTTGAGTTACTGTCgcctttctatcagcttgaaccagtctggccattcttctctgacctctggcatcaacaaggcattttcgcccagaGAATCACTGCTCACTCAATGAATTTTCTTTTTcagcccattctctgtaaaccctagagatggttgtgcgtgaaaatcccagtagatcagTTGCTTCTAAAATACTCATACCAAGTCACTTAAATCACATTTCCATGTGCATATAACCGGCACATATAATGATCATTTCAAATATctgcaataaaacaaaataatccaTATTTAAATGGAGAATGCAacatgagtttttttttaataaacattttattggaCAAACAGTGTTGATTTATGTAGGTTACACAAAGCTCAAGTCACACGAAAGTGCACAGATTTCCCCAGACATTTGATGATTGATAAAAGATCAATTGTATATGTATTACAAAATGAAGTAGTTGTGATGTAAATTTCAGAGTCAGGGCTGGACTAGCCCACTGCTATATTGGGCATTTTCTTAGTCGGCCAATGGATTTGTGGATCGCCATAATTCGTGCCGTCTCCCCAtctaaaatattttcagaagtATGAATGTGTGATGGGCTCGTATGGCCAAAAGTCCAGGGgtgatttttaatcccagttcAGCCCTGATCACAATATGCTCATTGGTCATTCTGTGCAACCAAGTGGTGATCGATATAAGGGGGTGCGTCAGCAACAGGGCTGTGGACTAGGGAGGAAGGAAATGGTCCATACCAGGAAAACATATTGCCATTATGTAACTGGCATAGTGTTTTATTGTTGTAACCTAGAACTTAAGGTTAATGGAGCTTCAGGAGCTCTTGTCTGTTTTCCCAAGGACATCTGCGTCAAAACTATTCACTGCAGAAATGTTAATTGTGAACTAGACCTACAAATAGGTAGTGCCAGTCAGTTTATTTATAGACAACTTGGGCATGATTTTCTGCTTAATGTTTACATTGACACACTAAGATAACCTGTGCTGAAAATTGCATTGCACCTCTATGTCACATTTCCATACAGGTTTCCTTCCAGGTATATGGTTTAGAGTAAGCTTTTCTGCCTAAAATTGCTTTGATTAGGCAATCTTTCATGGCTTGTATAACCTTCAATCAAGAGGCTGTTTGTTATGCTGCAGCAGATTCCACTGCGACTGACACTGAAGAGCCtgacaaaaatgcaaaaaatattttactcTTGCAATCATGCTGGACTCAGGATATAGCAGTATGTCAACAAgttgtttaatttaaaatgttggGTAAAACCGGCATGTTATAAAGGATTGCTTTAAAACTatatgctaataataataatgttattggAAATACTTCAATGATTTGTTTCATGTGCATGATGAATTAGGAGAAAAAAACGTATTTGTGAAAACTGTTCATTTACTATAAATTACGATCCTGCTTCCTATTGGTCAATAATGATAAGGTATGGGTTGGAAATAATCATATGGAATATTTACTTATGTTACTTGTGTAACATTCCTAAGTAAGTATGAAGTACATTTAAggcaattcttttttttctttcttttaaactGTTAGTGTGTGTGTTAAATTCACAAACCATGCAGGGTATCACTTTGAATCCTGTGCTTAAAATGTCAAGGGAAGCTGTCTTGGAGAAAGAAATAAGAAGACATTAGGACATCTTACTGTGTACAACAAAAAGGGCAGTAAAGCCAATGTGACCTTGCATGGGTCCTCGTAAGAACGGCCACACTTCATCCTGGATAGTTAACAGCAAAATTATTAACCTTAAAAATGGCAATGCTAATAATACCTTTAATAGGTAATGATTGTAGTTAAGTTTAAACACTGGGCACAAAGTGCAAAGACTGGTGCCAACCTGAACTCACACCAACAATGCGACCAAAGGCAAAACATCACTGGCTGCTCTAATATACAGCCACAGTGAAACAGCCCAGCTTTCCTTATTTCACACAACATACATATCTGCTCATTCACATCCTGATTTTCTTGAGTTCAACGTGTCCCTGGGTcacaagggaggggcttgccTTACACTTCTTTAACAAATCACGGTTATCATtatatgacatcaccacattacagttttttccaatcattttcacacttgtctgaATACTGTCTACTTTTTCACCACTCTtcacacagtgggctgtaccaatacacacCTGAGCACATCACTTAAATAAGATAGATATATGGATGATACGGATTTCCAAATATCAGCTTCCGGCTCATGATCAGCTGGTTGCTTGTTGAAATGATTCATGTTTCTTATGGATTTAACTGAGACACAGTAAAATGGCATATTCACTTTCCTTTTGCTGCTCTGCCCCCAGGCAGGACAGGTTGCTCCCCCAGCGCCGATGGAAAACTTGAGCTCATCAAAACAATGTCGTCAGTCTGCCTAGTTATTTAAAGATGCGCACGGACAGTTCTGTTCAGCGAAAGCATGTGCTTTTATTACGCTATCCACCCTGTCAGCGGGGAAACGCTCTCTGTGATGACTGTACttcaggtcaaaggtcagcagcTGAATGGGCATCGCATTAGAACGACATTCACACGACCGAGGGGCAGAGGCCCAGCTAACAGCTGTAACATGCACGTGTAGTTTACCAGTcaatttttcttatttaataaagtTCACCTTTCATCTTTTAAGCTTCTGATGCATATAAAACAATTTGATTTGACaatataacacaaaatgaaaacaaagacaaatccagcttttaaaaagtatttattagtactgaaattaaaaaaagacttgACGCAAAGAATTAaaggtttttttccccattgatgTTTCAGTGCAAATGTCCTCCTCTTTCCTGAGTAAGGTTAACCAGGTGCCAAAGGTCCTGTgtgatgggggcgggggggggggggggaacagcaTGTCTGTGGTTTCACTGCATTGTGAGCTTTTCCAGCCATGAAAATAAAGAGTGTTCATAACCATCTGTCAGCACGCAGGCCTTGCACACATGTACAGCCTACCGCTCGAAAAACGAACTGGTGAAAGCAGCTTGCTCGCGCTTCTACGGCCAAGCTGACATTAGTGAAATCCGATTTTCATACTCAAGCCAACTTCCCTCACGCTACTTTATTGGGTATGAGTGTCTTACGTCAGTCACTGCCTCGTCTCTGACGCCTGTGCCTTTGCTCAGCAGCACCTTGCCCCTTAAAGGCATCCTGAGCTGACCTTCTCAAAACCTGCGATGCACATCTGCAGCTGTAACAGCACCTAGCTCTAAACGTTAGAACCTTGGCGAGCGTGACAGCAGACTCGATCGTCCATCTTGTATTGCTAGCAGGAAAAATTAGCCCACGGCAGGTCGAATAAATGTTCACTTTGCTTACTGGAACAGGTACATTGTACTCAAGGCTTTCACTTCGGTCTCCATCAGCTGAAAGTTCtcataaaaaaaggaaaaaaaaattaagagtcTGCGTTCGGCTGGTGTGAACAATCTCTGGATCGTGAAGTGTGCGACGTGCTAATGAAGGAACCTGTGGAAACACAGgttaatggcaggaaaataaaacagaaaactgtATTTAGTCATTTAGCCCTTTAGAATAACATCTCCTTAGCTTTCTGGAAGCCTGCACGGGAATCTCATGGATATGTAAACTTTGTCCCGTCTCAGTGTGCCCTCATACTTTGTGACGTAGGCAGACATGAAAACCAACATATTAAGGGCAGAAGAACGCCCCTATTCTTGGCTCTCTTCTGTTTGTGGGTCTCAGACTGGCAAATAAATACGGTGTGGGATCTCCGGCGTTGCGTTGCGGTGCTCTTGTTCATTATGTAAACATGCCCATCCCACCCCATTCCAATGACCTTCCCTCCCAAGCCCACCCAGATTCCTACAACCAGCCCCTACCCCCAACCCTGGAAATGCTGGTagctcctcctcttctcctGGAGATCAGTGAAGGATGCACTCCAGATACTGAGGCTGAGGGTTTTCCTTGACGTACTTCTGGATGTACCAACATGTTAGGTGGGCCTTCAGTCCCTCTTCCACCACGAAATCCATGGCAGCCTAAAGCCAGAAGAGATGTATCAGCAGACGGTGTTTGAATCCTCAAGCACAGGAACAGCCACAGATCTTTCAATGAATTTTACAGCCCTACGGATTGGAACAGCAgagtaaataaagaaataacaaCATAGGAGTTATCCAGGGTCCTTCAATGACTGCAACAAACACCAATTCTTGATCCAcaccacacacagtcacattaATTCAATGAAAATTAcctgaaattattaaaaacttGTTCATGTGACATGCAATTTTACACATATGCACACCGAGATGTACTTCAGTATTTAATTCAGTTATATTATAGTCTGCTGATGTTCCTACTGCTCAGATAAAGGGGCTAACATGAATTTGAAGCTAGGGGAGCCGGCTCTGCTTAGCGTTCAGCCGTCAGGGGACAGGAGCTCTGCTGCCTGATGAACTTCTTCAAATTACAGAGATAAAGCCACGAAGAGCAGAAAGCAGCAATACAGCAATCCTTCTGTATCCGCTAAAATGTGTAGcagtatgtttttttattatcctTTCGTCCTTTGAAGGGTATAAAAAGTCTGATTGTCATTGCTCTGTCATTCCTTGATACATAATTTTTCATTGCTAATATCATTtcttgagaattaggctaaGACATTGGAATCAATTTTATTCAAGTGTACAGTATTGTACAGTACTATATAATGATATCCAATGTACtttattattgttgtatttAATGTTGGTTATTCTTACTGTGCCTAATTTATAAATTACCATATGTATGTACACAAAAATCACGTTGTTTATGTGGTCCGCGGATGGTTCGCTCTTATCCGCAATAGGTCTTGGAACATACCACCCGtagatatggggggggggggggatttctaTATCCATTCAGTAGCCTGTGCGAAGCGGCTAGACATCACAGCCACATGGGTAACAGTGACCATCCCAGAAACACACATGCTGTACAATAGACTTCTGTAAAAAGACCTTAAAATGGCCACACTAGTTTGTTTATCCTACCTACCACCCCCACCAAGGCAAAATATACTCCGGAATACATTACTATAAATTACACAGTGAAACCATGATTGGAACAAAGAGGTTTACACATTTAGAGCCCCAACCTATGATGTACAATCATAGCAGAATTGGTACGGTAAGTTATTAGTAAGTAACTGAAAAGCCACAAATCCACTTGACAAGGTAAATATTACTGCATATATCCATGGGATGGAAATCTAGAAGTCTACTGGGGATTTTGACAAAGATGTCCTAAAATGGATGCAAACAAGAGCCTCGGTCTGGGCAGAGCCGTTCGCTGGTGTGTTAAGAAGCTCTCTCTGACAGGCGCTGGCCCAAACGATGCCCCATAGCTAAAAAGCCATTGCATGCATTAGTTTTTCTGACATGATGAATTCTTATGATTTTAATCTATGCCAAAATGTGGAGGTattcaaataaaacaattatacGTTTATATATTCAGCCTTTTAAAACAGCATTTAACTTTGAAAAACAATATTTATGCGATTCATCACACCAATTTAAACGACTGCAGAGTAAAAAATACTGACTCAACAACTCAAACATCTCAAACCACCTTGTTCTCCACTGTCTTGGGTATCTATTATAACCTTCTTACCACTGTTATTTTATTAGTTTACCTAATTCAGCAGCTTACTATACTTCATTTCAGGATATAAAACTAAACCAATATTGTTTTTCATGAAATAGCCAGAGAAAACCAGCAGCAATAATCTCCTGAGGATAGAAAAAAGGGTTTTAACAGGGCTTTAGCTGTACAGTCTGTGTTTAGACTGACCCAAGTACACGGCCAAACccgatttttatttttcaagtgTCGTCTTGCTAACTGTGCCAAAACCACGTCCGAGCTAGTGCCAACACGCTTAGCGTGGTGATGCACTGTAAATAATACTTACTGAGGCTTTTCCAGAACATGCTGGGAGTCCTGTAAACCTGTGGCCCGTTTCTGCTTTACAACAAGGTGAATTATACAGGGGAGGCCTGGACTAGCTGAGAGAAGATACTTCAAATATTATCATTCGTTAATGAAGTATTTACCTtcccttttattttttattatgcgTCTTTCATTTTAGTTTAAATCACACGGGGAAACCCATTCTACTGCGTTCTATTACCAAATAAAACTTAAGACTTCTTGAGAATGTAAACATTTGTATGAAAGACATAAATGCAAACGTTTAcattataaaactaaaatacattttctattCCAGATGTCAAACATATAATATTCTTTGTACAACTGgatacaaaaaacacacacaaaagaatgCCAAACaaacttttgttttttccccccacaaacCCTTGGCCTTTCTCACTGGCCATAACAGTATGTTATAATATATAGCTAATTGGGTAGAATTGCATAGACTCTGTTATGTCATGCTATAAACATCCATGTGTGGCTGTTTGGTCACCTCTGATCACCCATCTGCACATTAATTTGGTATGAGGTCTGTCTGTCATCAAGAGAAACATAATAGGACAAAACTTATTAAATGCATAATATACATTGTATACATCCAGACTGGTTGTAACGCTCTTACCAGTTACTGAATATCTGAGCATTGTACTAGTCTGTGCCTATCACTGTTAAACTAAAAGAAACATATATATGCACCTCTAAAATCACCCGAGGCGCCCCTATTCCATGAAAGCATGCTTAATTGTGGTTGCAGGTTTATAGAGAAGGCAGAGAAATGCTGCCCAGCTCCCACCTGTGTAGAGAGAGCTCTCAGTGGCATGTAGCCAGGGTGCAGAAGCAGCAACAGAGACCAAGCGGCCAGCTTTCAAACACGTACAGGAAACTGGATCAGTACCATCTGGCAGCTTGAACAAAACAAAATCGATCATGTATAGATATACATAATCAATGTCCCGTAATACCTGTAAGAGTGGCCCTAACCGAAATGATACACTTCGAAGGGCAGTATTTTTAGTCTCCTATTACCTCATACAGCTGTTTTCTTGTGTTCTGTGAGCATGTTACTGTCACCTGGAGGCAGCACAGCGTGACCTCACTTAGGGCAGCAGCACAGGCGCATGCGGCCGCATGCTTGGCAGGGAGACCCAGCGCTTGACTGGGAGCCACATTCCAGTGGTTAATgccgagggagcaggggggaggggtgggggggctggtgtGCATTCCCATTGCTGCTACTCTTTTCAGCTGGGACATACTCGAGACAGCCAGTCCAGAGAAAGACACTGCACGTCAACGCTAAGCTTAGCAGCACACGCAGTAAGTGGAGGACAAGCATGCGACATGGCTGACGTGCATTAGCGCATACTCGCCCCACTCATATTAGGCTACAATGCTCTCAGCACAGTCGCAATGCTGCAAGGAGGGGTGCACAGACAGATGAGCAGCTGATCTCTATGCAAAGGGCGCTGGCAGCTTGCGGATGCCTCGCCCATCCCTGGGAGGAAATTTCACGGCAATCAGCACAGATAACCTGACTTGCACTCTCACCTATGCGGGAGCTCCAAGGAAACAACCAGGAATTATCTTACTAAAAAATAATCATGTGGTAGTTAGAACCTGTTAAAAGCTAACACGTGCAACAGAATACACTGGGTAAAACCCTGTAAACGCAGTGTGCAAAGCGAAGTCCGTTTTGGCAGTTTTCTGGGAAATAATGCTTTTGTTTCCCCAAAGTGTCAAGAAAACCAGTGATGGAGCGAcaaaaacatataaatacatCCATTCAGCCTCAAACCACTTATTCTGAGCAAGAtcatggtgggggtgggggtctgcaGCCTTTCCCAGGGAGCACTgagcacgaggctggggtacaccctggatgggatgccagtccatcatagggcacgaggctggggtacaccctgtatgggatgccagtctatcacagggcacgaggctggggtacaccctgtatgggatgccagtccatcacagggcacgaggctggggtacaccctgtatgggatgccagtccatcacagggcacgaggctggggtacaccctgtatgggatgccagtccatcacagggcacgaggctggggtacaccctgtatgggatgccagtctatcacagggcacgaagctggggtacaccctgtatgggatgccagtccatcacagggcacgaggctggggtacaccctgtatgggatgccagtctatcacagggcacgaggctgggg includes:
- the tmem11 gene encoding transmembrane protein 11, mitochondrial isoform X2, with amino-acid sequence MAAFGRRRGVPANRERGTMASTDCYIVHEIYNGENAQDQFEYELEQALEAQYKYIVIEPTRIGDETARWVTVGNCLHKTAVLSGLACLLAPLSLPVQYSRYVALPAGALTVACAALYGISWQFDPCCKYQVEYDSQKLSRLPLHTLTSSSPVVLVRRDDVHRKRLHNTIALAALAYCVKKIYELYIL
- the tmem11 gene encoding transmembrane protein 11, mitochondrial isoform X1, which codes for MKSMFIRKPTCICSRPSDTWGTMASTDCYIVHEIYNGENAQDQFEYELEQALEAQYKYIVIEPTRIGDETARWVTVGNCLHKTAVLSGLACLLAPLSLPVQYSRYVALPAGALTVACAALYGISWQFDPCCKYQVEYDSQKLSRLPLHTLTSSSPVVLVRRDDVHRKRLHNTIALAALAYCVKKIYELYIL
- the tmem11 gene encoding transmembrane protein 11, mitochondrial isoform X3 gives rise to the protein MASTDCYIVHEIYNGENAQDQFEYELEQALEAQYKYIVIEPTRIGDETARWVTVGNCLHKTAVLSGLACLLAPLSLPVQYSRYVALPAGALTVACAALYGISWQFDPCCKYQVEYDSQKLSRLPLHTLTSSSPVVLVRRDDVHRKRLHNTIALAALAYCVKKIYELYIL